In Xiphophorus maculatus strain JP 163 A chromosome 15, X_maculatus-5.0-male, whole genome shotgun sequence, the following are encoded in one genomic region:
- the LOC111611455 gene encoding cytochrome P450 2K1-like isoform X2, with the protein MGAMEVFLQSFSPVSVLGSVVLILIGFHFFLSIFRSQWQKNEPPGPTPLPFLGNMLQIDLKKPYKTLMEFYRKYGPVFTIYLGPKKVVVLAGYKAVKEALVTHDDVFGDRDPLLIFQELSKGHGVIWNNGDAWKEMRRFSLTNLRDFGMGKKVCEDKIIEESQHLIEVFKKHKGKAFDTSQSLGYAVSNIICSMVYGSRFEYDDPEFTSMVNRTTKGAIMFGSPSIQAYNTFPTLFKRSANRRILLEMNAASQKQNLALFSNLKETLNPQMCRGLADAFLVQKQKLEEAGVVNSQFHDDNLYTTVLNLFAAGTETTSTTLRWCLLFMAKFPQIQDKVQEELRQVIGDRQVQVADRKNLPYTDAVLHETQRMASIIPMSLPHKTTRDITFQGHFIKKGTTVYPLLMSVLCDETEWEKPHTFYPPHFLDKDGKFRKRDAFIPFSAGRRICLGESLARMELFIFFSTLLQHFHFSPPPGVSEDELELTPHTGLTLTPLPHELCAASRM; encoded by the exons ATGGGAGCGATGGAGGTTTTTCTCCAGTCATTCAGCCCAGTTTCAGTTTTAGGTTCTGTGGTTTTAATCCTCATTGGGTTTcactttttctt ATCAATATTCAGATCCCAATGGCAGAAAAACGAGCCACCAGGACCCACACCGCTTCCCTTCCTTGGGAATATGCTGCAGATTGACTTGAAGAAACCCTACAAAACATTAATGGAG TTCTACAGGAAATATGGGCCAGTTTTCACTATTTATCTGGGTCCTAAAAAAGTGGTGGTCCTGGCAGGATACAAGGCAGTGAAGGAGGCGCTGGTCACCCACGACGATGTGTTTGGGGACAGAGATCCACTGCTGATTTTTCAGGAACTCAGTAAAGGACACG GCGTAATCTGGAACAATGGAGATGCTTGGAAAGAAATGCGCCGCTTCTCTTTGACCAACCTACGAGACTTTGGGATGGGGAAGAAGGTCTGTGAGGATAAAATCATTGAAGAATCTCAACACCTCATTgaagtgtttaaaaaacataaag GAAAGGCTTTTGATACATCCCAGTCCTTAGGCTACGCTGTCTCTAACATCATCTGCTCCATGGTTTATGGCAGCAGATTTGAATATGATGATCCAGAGTTTACATCTATGGTAAACAGAACAACTAAAGGTGCAATCATGTTTGGCTCTCCCTCAATACAA GCCTACAATACCTTCCCCACACTTTTCAAAAGGAGTGCCAACAGAAGGATCCTTCTGGAGATGAATGCtgccagtcaaaaacaaaaccttgcCCTCTTCAGTAATTTGAAAGAAACCCTCAACCCACAGATGTGCAGAGGATTAGCGGACGCCTTTCTGGTTCAGAAGCAGAAACTGGAG gaaGCTGGAGTTGTTAACAGTCAGTTCCATGATGACAACCTTTACACAACCGTCTTAAACCTGTTTGCTGCTGGTACTGAGACCACCTCCACTACACTCAGGTGGTGTCTCCTGTTCATGGCCAAGTTCCCACAGATACAGG ACAAAGTTCAGGAAGAGCTGAGGCAAGTCATAGGAGACCGTCAGGTTCAGGTGGCAGACAGGAAAAACCTTCCTTACACTGACGCCGTTCTCCACGAAACCCAGAGGATGGCAAGCATCATTCCAATGTCACTTCCACACAAAACCACTCGGGACATCACATTCCAGGGTCATTTCATCAAGAAG GGAACTACAGTTTATCCTCTACTGATGTCTGTCCTCTGTGATGAGACTGAGTGGGAAAAACCTCACACCTTTTACCCTCCACACTTTCTGGACAAGGATGGAAAGTTCAGGAAGCGAGATGCCTTCATCccattttctgcag GTCGCAGGATTTGTCTCGGAGAGAGTCTGGCCAGGATGGAgctcttcattttcttctccaCCCTCCTGCAGCACTTCCATTTCTCTCCTCCACCTGGAGTTTCAGAGGATGAACTAGAGCTGACGCCGCACACGGGCCTCACGCTCACACCGTTACCTCATGAGCTCTGTGCTGCTTCCCGCATGTGa
- the LOC111611455 gene encoding cytochrome P450 2K1-like isoform X1: MGMLDILLQDSISFSLFVGLVVLLIYFTASSIFRSQWQKNEPPGPTPLPFLGNMLQIDLKKPYKTLMEFYRKYGPVFTIYLGPKKVVVLAGYKAVKEALVTHDDVFGDRDPLLIFQELSKGHGVIWNNGDAWKEMRRFSLTNLRDFGMGKKVCEDKIIEESQHLIEVFKKHKGKAFDTSQSLGYAVSNIICSMVYGSRFEYDDPEFTSMVNRTTKGAIMFGSPSIQAYNTFPTLFKRSANRRILLEMNAASQKQNLALFSNLKETLNPQMCRGLADAFLVQKQKLEEAGVVNSQFHDDNLYTTVLNLFAAGTETTSTTLRWCLLFMAKFPQIQDKVQEELRQVIGDRQVQVADRKNLPYTDAVLHETQRMASIIPMSLPHKTTRDITFQGHFIKKGTTVYPLLMSVLCDETEWEKPHTFYPPHFLDKDGKFRKRDAFIPFSAGRRICLGESLARMELFIFFSTLLQHFHFSPPPGVSEDELELTPHTGLTLTPLPHELCAASRM; the protein is encoded by the exons ATGGGAATGTTGGATATTTTGCTCCAGGActccatttctttctctctgtttgtgGGTCTTGTAGTtcttctgatttatttcactGCCTCATCAATATTCAGATCCCAATGGCAGAAAAACGAGCCACCAGGACCCACACCGCTTCCCTTCCTTGGGAATATGCTGCAGATTGACTTGAAGAAACCCTACAAAACATTAATGGAG TTCTACAGGAAATATGGGCCAGTTTTCACTATTTATCTGGGTCCTAAAAAAGTGGTGGTCCTGGCAGGATACAAGGCAGTGAAGGAGGCGCTGGTCACCCACGACGATGTGTTTGGGGACAGAGATCCACTGCTGATTTTTCAGGAACTCAGTAAAGGACACG GCGTAATCTGGAACAATGGAGATGCTTGGAAAGAAATGCGCCGCTTCTCTTTGACCAACCTACGAGACTTTGGGATGGGGAAGAAGGTCTGTGAGGATAAAATCATTGAAGAATCTCAACACCTCATTgaagtgtttaaaaaacataaag GAAAGGCTTTTGATACATCCCAGTCCTTAGGCTACGCTGTCTCTAACATCATCTGCTCCATGGTTTATGGCAGCAGATTTGAATATGATGATCCAGAGTTTACATCTATGGTAAACAGAACAACTAAAGGTGCAATCATGTTTGGCTCTCCCTCAATACAA GCCTACAATACCTTCCCCACACTTTTCAAAAGGAGTGCCAACAGAAGGATCCTTCTGGAGATGAATGCtgccagtcaaaaacaaaaccttgcCCTCTTCAGTAATTTGAAAGAAACCCTCAACCCACAGATGTGCAGAGGATTAGCGGACGCCTTTCTGGTTCAGAAGCAGAAACTGGAG gaaGCTGGAGTTGTTAACAGTCAGTTCCATGATGACAACCTTTACACAACCGTCTTAAACCTGTTTGCTGCTGGTACTGAGACCACCTCCACTACACTCAGGTGGTGTCTCCTGTTCATGGCCAAGTTCCCACAGATACAGG ACAAAGTTCAGGAAGAGCTGAGGCAAGTCATAGGAGACCGTCAGGTTCAGGTGGCAGACAGGAAAAACCTTCCTTACACTGACGCCGTTCTCCACGAAACCCAGAGGATGGCAAGCATCATTCCAATGTCACTTCCACACAAAACCACTCGGGACATCACATTCCAGGGTCATTTCATCAAGAAG GGAACTACAGTTTATCCTCTACTGATGTCTGTCCTCTGTGATGAGACTGAGTGGGAAAAACCTCACACCTTTTACCCTCCACACTTTCTGGACAAGGATGGAAAGTTCAGGAAGCGAGATGCCTTCATCccattttctgcag GTCGCAGGATTTGTCTCGGAGAGAGTCTGGCCAGGATGGAgctcttcattttcttctccaCCCTCCTGCAGCACTTCCATTTCTCTCCTCCACCTGGAGTTTCAGAGGATGAACTAGAGCTGACGCCGCACACGGGCCTCACGCTCACACCGTTACCTCATGAGCTCTGTGCTGCTTCCCGCATGTGa
- the LOC111611454 gene encoding cytochrome P450 2K1-like, with translation MGAMEVFLQSFSPVSVLGSVVLIIIGFHFFLSKSRPQGHRQGPPGPKPLPIIGNLLQLDVKRLDQAFLKLSKTYGSVFTVHMGPKKTVVLTGYKTVKEAFVSYAEEFGEREAPIVAKEANLHHGIVWANGDSWKEMRRFALTNLKDFGMGKRVCEEKIIEECHILIQKLKEFKGEAFDLSQHINYAVCNVICSMVYGKRFEYDDLEFTTVVNRTNQVIQLLGSPAIKLYNMFPKIGKLVFSARKKMSDIFAANEQHYLMLLNRLKETLSPQMCRGVADAFLIRQQQLKESGITDSLYHNDNLLVTVMNLFAAGTETTSTTLRWAFLYMAKYPKIQDQVQQELRNVIGSRQVQVEDRQNLPFTDAVIHEIQRIANIAPLAIPHRTSQDVTFQGHFIEKGTPVIAVLTSVLQDESEWEKPNVFYPGNFLSKDGKFLKRDAFLPFSAGRRVCLGESLARMKLFIFFATLLQHFRFSPPPGVTEEELDLTPRVGGTLSPQPHTLCVIPLN, from the exons ATGGGAGCGATGGAGGTTTTTCTCCAGTCATTCAGCCCAGTTTCAGTTTTAGGTTCTGTGGTTTTAATAATCATTGGGtttcactttttcctctccaagtCCAGACCTCAGGGCCACAGACAGGGACCACCAGGACCAAAACCCCTTCCCATCATTGGCAATCTGCTGCAGCTCGATGTTAAGAGACTTGACCAAGCATTCCTGAAG cttTCTAAGACGTATGGATCTGTGTTCACTGTCCACATGGGACCAAAGAAGACAGTGGTCCTCACAGGGTATAAGACGGTGAAAGAAGCATTTGTCAGTTATGCTGAGGAGTTTGGAGAACGGGAAGCACCCATCGTGGCTAAAGAAGCAAACCTGCATCACG GTATTGTATGGGCCAATGGAGACTCCTGGAAGGAAATGCGCCGCTTTGCTTTGACCAACCTGAAGGACTTTGGGATGGGAAAGAGAGTATGTGAGGAGAAAATCATTGAGGAATGTCACATCCTCATCCAGAAGTTGAAGGAGTTTAAAG GTGAAGCTTTTGATTTGTCCCAACATATAAACTATGCAGTTTGTAATGTAATCTGCTCCATGGTTTATGGCAAAAGATTTGAATATGATGATCTAGAGTTCACTACCGTTGTAAATCGAACAAACCAAGTCATTCAACTGTTGGGCTCGCCAGCAATAAAG CTGTACAACATGTTCCCAAAGATTGGCAAGCTGGTGTTTTCAGCCAGAAAGAAAATGAGCGATATATTTGCTGCCAATGAACAGCATTATCTGATGCTGCTGAACCGTTTGAAAGAGACTCTCAGTCCACAGATGTGCAGAGGAGTTGCAGACGCTTTCCTCATCCGTCAACAGCAACTCAAG GAATCTGGGATCACCGACAGTCTCTATCACAACGACAACCTGCTGGTGACAGTCATGAACCTGTTCGCTGCTGGAACTGAAACTACATCAACTACCCTGAGATGGGCATTCCTGTATATGGCcaaatatccaaaaatacaAG ACCAGGTCCAGCAGGAGCTGAGGAATGTGATTGGAAGTCGGCAGGTTCAGGTTGAAGACAGACAGAACCTGCCTTTTACAGACGCCGTCATCCACGAGATACAGAGAATTGCCAACATTGCTCCTTTGGCAATTCCTCACAGGACTAGCCAAGACGTCACGTTCCAAGGTCATTTTATTGAGAAG GGAACTCCAGTAATTGCTGTTTTAACGTCCGTCCTGCAAGATGAGAGCGAATGGGAGAAACCGAACGTCTTTTATCCAGGCAACTTCCTCAGCAAAGATGGGAAGTTCCTCAAGCGAGACGCCTTCCTGCCTTTTTCAGCAG GTCGCAGGGTTTGCCTTGGAGAGAGTCTGGCCAGAATGAAGCTTTTCATCTTCTTCGCCACGCTCCTGCAGCACTTCCGATTTTCTCCTCCACCTGGAGTTACAGAGGAAGAACTCGATCTAACTCCACGAGTTGGTGGTACTCTGAGCCCTCAACCTCACACGCTCTGTGTTATCCCTTTAAATTAA
- the LOC102221327 gene encoding cytochrome P450 2K4-like, which yields MGAMEVFLQSFSPVSVLGSVVLILIGFHFFLSKSRPEGHRQGPPGPKPLPIIGNLLQLDVKRLDQAFLKLSKTYGSVFTVHMGPKKMVVLTGYKTVKEAFVSYAEEFGEREAPIVAKEANLHHGIAWTNGDSWKEMRRFALTNLKDFGMGKKVCEEKIIEECHVLIQKLKEFKGEAFDSSQHINYAVCNVICSMVYGKRFEYDDLEFTTVVNRTNQVIQLLGSPAIQLYNMFPKIGKLVFSARKKMSDIFAANKQHHLMLLNRLKETLSPQMCRGVADAFLIRQQQLKESGITDSHYHNDNLLVTVMNLFAAGTETTSTTLRWAFLYMAKYPKIQDQVQQELRNVIGSRQVQVEDRQNLPFTDAVIHEIQRIANIAPLAIPHRTSQDVTFQGHFIEKGTPVIAVLTSVLQDESEWEKPNVFYPGNFLSKDGKFLKRDAFLPFSAGRRVCLGESLARMELFIFFATLLQHFRFSPPPGVTEEELDLAPRVGGTLSPQPHTLCFIPLN from the exons ATGGGAGCGATGGAGGTTTTTCTCCAGTCATTCAGCCCAGTTTCAGTTTTAGGTTCTGTGGTTTTAATCCTCATTGGGtttcactttttcctctccaagtCCAGACCTGAGGGCCACAGACAGGGACCACCAGGACCAAAACCCCTTCCCATCATTGGCAACCTGCTGCAGTTGGATGTTAAGAGACTTGACCAAGCATTCCTGAAG CTTTCTAAGACGTATGGATCTGTGTTCACTGTCCACATGGGACCAAAGAAGATGGTGGTCCTGACAGGGTATAAGACGGTGAAAGAAGCATTTGTTAGTTATGCTGAGGAGTTTGGAGAACGGGAAGCACCCATCGTGGCTAAAGAAGCAAACCTGCATCATG GTATTGCGTGGACCAATGGAGACTCCTGGAAGGAAATGCGCCGCTTTGCTTTGACCAACCTGAAGGACTTTGGGATGGGAAAGAAAGTATGTGAGGAGAAAATCATTGAGGAATGTCACGTCCTCATCCAGAAGTTGAAGGAGTTTAAAG GTGAAGCTTTTGATTCATCCCAACATATAAACTATGCAGTTTGTAATGTAATCTGCTCCATGGTTTATGGCAAAAGATTTGAATATGATGATCTAGAGTTCACTACCGTTGTAAATCGAACAAACCAAGTCATTCAACTGTTGGGCTCGCCAGCAATACAG CTGTACAACATGTTCCCAAAGATTGGCAAGCTGGTGTTTTCAGCCAGAAAGAAAATGAGCGATATATTTGCTGCCAATAAACAGCATCATCTGATGCTGCTGAACCGTTTGAAAGAGACTCTCAGTCCACAGATGTGCAGAGGAGTTGCAGACGCTTTCCTCATCCGTCAACAGCAACTCAAG GAATCTGGGATCACCGACAGTCACTACCACAACGACAACCTGCTGGTGACAGTCATGAACCTGTTCGCTGCTGGAACTGAAACTACATCAACTACCCTGAGATGGGCATTCCTGTATATGGCcaaatatccaaaaatacaAG ACCAGGTCCAGCAGGAGCTGAGGAATGTGATTGGAAGTCGGCAGGTTCAGGTTGAAGACAGACAGAACCTGCCTTTTACAGACGCCGTCATCCACGAGATACAGAGAATTGCCAACATTGCTCCTTTGGCAATTCCTCACAGGACTAGCCAAGACGTCACGTTCCAAGGTCATTTTATTGAGAAG ggAACTCCAGTAATTGCCGTTTTAACGTCCGTCTTGCAAGATGAGAGCGAATGGGAGAAACCGAACGTCTTTTATCCAGGCAACTTCCTCAGCAAAGATGGGAAGTTCCTCAAGCGAGACGCCTTCCTGCCTTTTTCAGCAG GTCGCAGGGTTTGCCTTGGAGAGAGTCTGGCCAGAATGGAGCTTTTCATCTTCTTCGCCACGCTCCTGCAGCACTTCCGATTTTCTCCTCCACCTGGAGTTACAGAGGAAGAACTCGATCTAGCTCCACGAGTTGGTGGTACTCTGAGCCCTCAACCTCACACGCTCTGTTTTATCCCTTTAAATTAA
- the LOC111611457 gene encoding fibroblast growth factor receptor 2-like, whose translation MPRLEVLLLFVLQLEGISGDEPDFYRTVGDDVVFPCVGPSSSSCRSVTWLYNDIVGKTTENKATVGNIDQKSVNAARLSLNTDCSLIIKNIIPEDAGRYTCRRGNTDSLMHLNILSISPSQPAGDATKDGNINLQCSLWSFSQTTCSVNRLVWVNDTGNKLVGEDVTNQKTSSQIQCISSLTVKPLNNRYTCQFIERNTVKVEAHYPPLSTDQTLIYIIGPVLGVGLLLLAAIAAVLINCRRRTKQSDEPKNSNSDVRKTNNQIHQNAASPSTLTYSSIRHSTPNSPLRVTVQHDEVTYSALKPEMETDFDPNSFYSRVIKPE comes from the exons ATGCCCAGACTGGAGGTATTGCTGCTCTTTGTGCTGCAGTTGgaag GTATCAGTGGAGATGAACCTGATTTCTATCGCACAGTTGGAGatgatgttgtttttccttGTGTTGGTCCATCTTCTTCATCGTGTCGCAGTGTTACATGGCTTTATAACGACATTGTTGGCAAAACCACTGAGAACAAAGCCACAGTTGGAAATATTGACCAGAAGTCAGTTAATGCTGCCAGGCTGAGTTTGAACACTGACTGCTCTCTGATCATAAAGAACATCATTCCTGAGGATGCTGGACGTTACACCTGCAGGAGAGGAAACACAGACAGCCTAATGCATCTGAATATTTTATCCA TCTCTCCATCTCAACCAGCTGGTGATGCAACAAAGGATGGAAATATAAATCTACAATGTTCTCTGTGGAGCTTTTCACAGACCACATGTTCAGTTAACAGACTCGTCTGGGTAAATGACACAGGAAACAAACTAGTTGGTGAAGATGTCACCAACCAGAAGACCAGTTCACAGATCCAGTGTATTTCCTCTCTGACTGTGAAGCCTCTGAATAACAGATACACCTGCCAGTTTATTGAGAGAAACACAGTGAAGGTAGAAGCTCACTACCCACCTTTATCTACAG ACCAGACTCTGATCTACATCATTGGACCGGTGCTGGGAGtggggctgctgctgctggctgccaTCGCTGCTGTTCTCATCAACTGCAGAAGGAGAACCAAACAGTCAGACGAGCCCAAGAACTCCaattcag atgtcagaaaaacaaacaatcaaatTCACCAAAAT GCGGCGTCGCCGTCCACTCTGACGTATTCATCGATCCGCCATTCTACTCCAAACTCCCCTCTCAGG GTCACAGTTCAACACGATGAGGTCACTTATTCTGCTCTGAAGCCTGAAATGGAGACGGACTTCGATCCCAACAGCTTCTACAGTCGTGTCATCAAACCAGAATAA
- the LOC111611418 gene encoding uncharacterized protein LOC111611418: MPRLEVLLLFVLQLEGISGDEPDFYHTVGDDVVLPYVGPSSSSCRSVTWLYNDIVGKTTENKATVGNIDQKSVNAARLSLNTDCSLIIKNIIPEDAGRYTCRRGNTDSLMHLNILSISPSQPAGDATKDGNINLQCSLWSFSPITCSVNRLVWVNDTGNKLVGEDVTNQKTSSQIRCVSSLTVKPLNNRYTCQFIQRNTVKVEAHYPPLSTGPPASSPLSFIMLTLRITGLILMVGITVGIIRTRGRKKPQKDINVHFAVDDDTVNYENDGERSAAAALH, translated from the exons ATGCCCAGACTGGAGGTATTGCTGCTCTTTGTGCTGCAGTTGgaag GTATCAGTGGAGATGAACCTGATTTCTATCACACAGTTGGAGATGATGTTGTTTTACCTTATGTTGGTCCATCTTCTTCATCGTGTCGCAGTGTTACATGGCTTTATAACGACATTGTTGGCAAAACCACTGAGAACAAAGCCACAGTTGGAAATATTGACCAGAAGTCAGTTAATGCTGCCAGGCTGAGTTTGAACACTGACTGCTCTCTGATCATAAAGAACATCATTCCTGAGGATGCTGGACGTTACACCTGCAGGAGAGGAAACACAGACAGCCTAATGCATCTGAATATTTTATCCA TCTCTCCATCTCAACCAGCTGGTGATGCAACAAAGGATGGAAATATAAATCTACAATGTTCTCTGTGGAGCTTTTCACCAATCACATGTTCAGTTAACAGACTCGTCTGGGTAAATGACACAGGAAACAAACTAGTTGGTGAAGATGTCACCAACCAGAAGACCAGTTCACAGATCCGGTGTGTTTCCTCTCTGACTGTGAAGCCTCTGAATAACAGATACACCTGCCAGTTTATTCAGAGAAACACAGTGAAGGTAGAAGCTCACTACCCACCTTTATCTACAG GCCCCCCCGCCTCGTCTCCTCTGAGCTTCATCATGTTGACTCTGAGGATCACAGGACTGATCCTGATGGTTGGAATCACTGTTGGTATCATCAGAACCAGAG GGAGAAAAAAGCCTCAGAAAGACATTAAT GTTCATTTTGCTGTTGATGACGACACAGTGAATTATGAAAATGATGGAGAACGTTCTGCTGCCGCCGCGCTCCACTGA